Within the Candidatus Zixiibacteriota bacterium genome, the region GATTCTCTGAATAGCTCCGATACGCCCGGCGGGCTGCGCGGCGAATACCGGGTGCGGGACCGCAAAGAAATACTGGAACAGGCGCGCGAAATGCTGGCTCAGAAGAAACGAAGCGCCACGGTGCAGAAGATTCTTCCTGTCACCGAGGCTGAGATTACCCTGATCAAGCAGAGCCAGAAACTTCAAGGGAAAGCGAGGATGAGATAATGGGGACGGAATCACCCTTTTTCATGACCAAGGTGGAATGTCCCATCTGTAAGACGGTAAACGAGTATGAGACCATTCGTGTCGGCGCATACACGGAAGCGGAGCGCGACACCGATTTTTGCCCATCAGGCCGCAAATGGCGCAATCCACGATACCAGGCATATAATCCGCTTCTCTATTTCACCGCCACCTGCGCCAATTGCTTCTATTCCAGGGAATTCAACAACAGTTTCAAAGACTGGAAGGAAGACTCCTATTTCAAGACCTACCGTCTTAAGACCGTCAAAGAGCGCCATCTCGACATGCTGGCGCGTTCCGATTCGGTGATTAAAGCAGTCGGGCAGGAGTTAGACCCGAATCGCTATCCCAGCGAAACCGCCATTCTGAAACTGCTTCTGACTATCATTGATGAAACTCTGAATGAGAAACAGATGGACCTCGACCTGGGGCGGTTCTACCTGCGGATTGGCTGGATTTTCCGGGAGATGGATAATGGCGAAAGCACCAACAACCAGGCTATAAAGGGTCACTTGATAGATATCGACCATAAGTTTGACGGCATAGGTAGCGCCGTGCTCGCGGCAAGGGAACGGCTCAAAGCATTTGAGCAGACCGTCGCCGCGCAATTTGAAGATGAAAAAATTCCGGCGGAGGTTAAGTCGCTTCTTTATCCCATAAAAGACAAATTCGACCTGGAGATTTCTTCGAGCCGCGACCTGATTGGACTGCTGGAGGGAAAACTGAATGCCCTGGAGTCATTAAACCAGGAGTTGAAAAAGACAGCAATAGGGGGAGTAGGCGACGACACTCAGGCCGGTTTTCATTCCCACCGGTCTTTCTATGATTTTCTGATTCATATTAAGGAGAAGTGGGATGGTATTCCACTCAATGAAAAAGAGGCGCTGAAGTACGCCGTCAAATATTACAAAATCGCTTTTGAAGAAGGGCGCGATATCGCCGAAGGAAACCAGCAGATTCAGGCATCGTACCTGATTGCCGAACTCTCCCGGCGCATCGGTGATTACGATACCGCCCGCGAATATTTCAATACGACCATTCGGACCGGTCAGGAATTCATATACAAGAACAAAGGGGACCAGAGTCGCACGGCTCTGGCGCGCAAGATTCTGGAACTGGCGATTGAACAGGGTCGTCACAACCTGGCGGAAGCCAAGACGGCGTAGTGTTGCAGGATGGAAAAGGCAATCAAAAATCCCACCAATCTCCCCTTCAAACTGTGGGACAGAATTGAAGTCGTTGTCGGGGAAGACCGCGACCAGGGCGTTTATCTATCCCGCATCGAAGATTTCAACAACGATGGCCTGGTGATTACCAAGCCGGATTTTGTCGGCGGCAACCGTCTTCTGACCGCCAACGCCGC harbors:
- a CDS encoding DUF2225 domain-containing protein, which gives rise to MGTESPFFMTKVECPICKTVNEYETIRVGAYTEAERDTDFCPSGRKWRNPRYQAYNPLLYFTATCANCFYSREFNNSFKDWKEDSYFKTYRLKTVKERHLDMLARSDSVIKAVGQELDPNRYPSETAILKLLLTIIDETLNEKQMDLDLGRFYLRIGWIFREMDNGESTNNQAIKGHLIDIDHKFDGIGSAVLAARERLKAFEQTVAAQFEDEKIPAEVKSLLYPIKDKFDLEISSSRDLIGLLEGKLNALESLNQELKKTAIGGVGDDTQAGFHSHRSFYDFLIHIKEKWDGIPLNEKEALKYAVKYYKIAFEEGRDIAEGNQQIQASYLIAELSRRIGDYDTAREYFNTTIRTGQEFIYKNKGDQSRTALARKILELAIEQGRHNLAEAKTA